Proteins encoded by one window of Halomonas chromatireducens:
- a CDS encoding rhodanese-like domain-containing protein, producing the protein MIDQLFEFVQNHPLLVGAFLLVLTAWIAYEVRNSAASGVTSGQATQLINREDAVVVDTREAGDFKAGHIAGARNIPQSRIDDNMRELEKAKDKPIIVVCKNGQSAGITVAKLTKAGLPRVLKLKGGMMQWQADGLPVVKK; encoded by the coding sequence ATGATCGATCAGCTGTTCGAATTCGTGCAGAATCACCCGCTCCTGGTGGGTGCCTTCCTGTTGGTGCTGACTGCCTGGATCGCCTACGAGGTCCGCAACAGTGCCGCCAGTGGTGTGACTTCCGGTCAGGCAACTCAGCTGATCAACCGCGAGGATGCCGTGGTCGTTGATACCCGCGAAGCCGGGGATTTCAAGGCCGGGCACATTGCCGGTGCGCGCAACATCCCCCAGAGTCGTATCGACGACAACATGCGGGAGCTGGAAAAAGCCAAGGACAAGCCGATCATCGTCGTCTGCAAGAACGGCCAGTCAGCGGGCATCACGGTTGCCAAGCTGACCAAGGCAGGCCTCCCCCGGGTACTCAAGCTCAAGGGTGGCATGATGCAGTGGCAGGCCGACGGTTTGCCGGTGGTCAAAAAATAG
- the gpmI gene encoding 2,3-bisphosphoglycerate-independent phosphoglycerate mutase, protein MTTPNAATPRPVALIILDGYGHNPDTADNAVAAANKPVMDRLWRERPHTLIHTDGRHVGLPEGQMGNSEVGHMNLGAGRVVYQELTRITKAVEDGDLDGNASLTDAIDAAVAQGRAVHLLGLLSPGGVHSHEDHILAMAELAARRGARRIYVHGFLDGRDTPPRSAQASIERTNAKLAELVGADNGGVASLIGRYFAMDRDNRWDRVEKAYRLLTEGRGEYEAASAEEGLRAAYERGENDEFVSATVIRTNGEPASIVDGDAAIFMNFRADRARELTRAFVEDDFSGFERRARPTLAGGSLVTLTQYAADIPAPAAFPPATLHNTLGEVMEQRGLTQLRIAETEKYAHVTFFFSGGREEAYRGETRVLVPSPQEVKTYDEKPEMSAEEVTDRLVEAIDSGEYDLIVCNYANGDMVGHTGKFDAAVKAIEAVDACVGRVVEAIERVGGACLVTADHGNAEQMVNPETGVAQTAHTTFDVPMIYVGPQPLRLLDDGCLCDIAPTLLTLMNQSIPEEMTGRVLIEPA, encoded by the coding sequence ATGACGACTCCGAACGCTGCCACCCCTCGTCCTGTCGCCCTGATCATTCTCGATGGCTATGGCCATAACCCGGACACTGCCGATAATGCCGTGGCCGCCGCTAACAAGCCGGTCATGGATCGGCTGTGGCGGGAACGGCCCCATACCCTGATCCACACCGATGGTCGCCATGTGGGGCTACCCGAGGGCCAGATGGGCAACTCCGAGGTCGGCCACATGAACCTGGGTGCGGGGCGCGTCGTCTACCAGGAACTCACCCGCATCACCAAGGCGGTGGAGGACGGCGACCTGGACGGCAACGCCTCCCTCACCGATGCCATCGATGCCGCAGTGGCACAGGGCAGGGCCGTGCATCTGCTGGGCCTGCTCTCTCCGGGTGGGGTGCATAGCCATGAGGATCATATCCTGGCCATGGCCGAACTGGCCGCTCGACGCGGGGCCAGGCGTATCTACGTGCACGGTTTTCTCGACGGCCGGGATACGCCGCCCAGGAGCGCACAGGCCTCGATCGAACGCACCAATGCGAAGCTGGCCGAACTGGTCGGCGCCGACAATGGCGGCGTCGCCTCGCTCATCGGCCGTTACTTCGCCATGGACCGCGACAACCGCTGGGATCGTGTCGAAAAGGCTTACCGCCTGCTCACAGAAGGCCGCGGCGAGTACGAGGCGGCCAGTGCCGAAGAAGGGCTGCGCGCCGCCTATGAGCGTGGCGAGAACGACGAATTCGTCAGCGCCACCGTTATCCGCACCAACGGCGAGCCCGCCAGCATCGTCGACGGCGATGCCGCCATCTTCATGAACTTCCGCGCCGACCGCGCCCGCGAGCTGACCCGGGCATTCGTCGAGGATGACTTCAGCGGCTTCGAGCGCCGGGCTCGCCCTACCCTGGCAGGCGGCAGCCTGGTTACCCTGACCCAGTATGCTGCCGACATTCCCGCTCCGGCCGCCTTTCCTCCGGCGACACTGCACAACACCCTTGGTGAAGTCATGGAGCAGCGCGGCCTGACCCAGCTGCGCATTGCCGAGACCGAGAAATACGCCCACGTCACCTTCTTCTTTTCCGGTGGTCGCGAGGAGGCGTATCGCGGCGAGACCCGGGTGCTGGTGCCCTCCCCGCAGGAGGTGAAAACCTACGACGAGAAGCCCGAGATGAGCGCCGAAGAGGTCACCGACCGTTTGGTGGAGGCCATCGACTCCGGCGAGTACGACCTGATCGTCTGCAACTACGCCAACGGCGACATGGTCGGCCACACCGGCAAGTTCGATGCCGCGGTCAAGGCCATCGAAGCGGTGGACGCCTGTGTCGGTCGCGTGGTGGAAGCCATCGAACGCGTAGGCGGCGCCTGCCTGGTCACCGCCGACCACGGCAACGCGGAGCAGATGGTGAATCCGGAAACCGGCGTGGCGCAGACCGCCCACACCACCTTCGACGTGCCCATGATCTATGTCGGCCCCCAGCCGTTACGCCTGCTCGATGATGGCTGTCTCTGCGACATCGCCCCGACCCTGCTCACGCTGATGAACCAGTCCATCCCCGAGGAGATGACCGGCCGGGTATTGATCGAGCCGGCATGA
- a CDS encoding murein hydrolase activator EnvC family protein, with the protein MSRKRLRPTRRLLLLSLAVALAMGPAATQAAQPSEREARERLDAIGSEIQAVSRRLGATREAQDEATQELRQVETALAETHGRMDAIQADRQGLSREIAALEAARETLEEERAEQSEALQVQLDALYRLGLTPQLKLLLNQDDPARLDRLQTYLNHLARARNARLDEIASLDAQLAENRREQHERGQRLDALADELASRSAELSRRMGERERLVSDLQDRYSDEQTRLSALDRDRTEAERVLEQVRQEMARLQRPPPSTAIEQTQGELPWPVQGSVTSSFRRGDGVHHNGMLIQAREGTPVKAVHAGRVVFADWMRGFGNLLILDHGDQVMTLHAHLQQFNAEVGQAVSKGDTIGTVGTSGGHESSALYFEVRRNGDPIDPQAWIARR; encoded by the coding sequence ATGAGCCGAAAACGCCTCCGCCCGACCCGGCGGCTCCTGCTGCTGAGCCTTGCCGTCGCGCTGGCGATGGGCCCGGCTGCGACACAGGCCGCCCAGCCGAGCGAGCGTGAAGCCCGTGAACGCCTGGATGCCATCGGCAGCGAGATCCAGGCGGTCAGCCGGCGGCTCGGCGCGACCCGGGAGGCACAGGACGAGGCAACCCAGGAGCTGCGCCAGGTGGAGACGGCGCTGGCCGAAACCCACGGGCGCATGGACGCGATCCAGGCCGACCGCCAGGGCCTGAGCCGGGAGATCGCCGCGCTGGAGGCGGCCCGCGAAACGCTCGAGGAGGAGCGCGCCGAGCAGAGCGAGGCCCTGCAGGTCCAGCTCGATGCGCTGTATCGGCTGGGCCTAACCCCCCAGTTGAAGCTGCTGCTCAATCAGGATGATCCGGCACGGCTCGATCGCTTGCAGACCTACCTCAACCACCTGGCGCGCGCCCGCAATGCCCGCCTCGACGAGATCGCCAGCCTCGACGCCCAACTGGCCGAGAACCGCCGCGAGCAGCACGAACGCGGTCAACGGCTCGACGCCCTGGCGGACGAGCTGGCCTCGCGTAGCGCCGAGCTTTCGCGCCGCATGGGAGAGCGGGAGCGGCTGGTGTCGGACCTGCAGGATCGTTACAGCGATGAGCAGACACGTCTGTCGGCCCTCGACCGGGACCGGACCGAAGCCGAGCGAGTGCTGGAGCAGGTGCGCCAGGAGATGGCCCGGCTGCAGCGCCCTCCTCCCTCCACCGCCATCGAGCAGACCCAGGGCGAACTGCCCTGGCCGGTCCAGGGCAGCGTCACCTCGAGCTTCCGCCGTGGCGACGGGGTACACCACAACGGCATGCTGATCCAGGCTCGCGAAGGCACGCCGGTCAAGGCCGTCCATGCCGGCCGGGTCGTCTTCGCCGACTGGATGCGTGGTTTCGGTAACCTGTTGATACTCGACCACGGCGATCAGGTCATGACGCTGCACGCACACCTTCAACAATTCAATGCCGAGGTAGGCCAGGCCGTCTCCAAGGGCGATACGATCGGCACGGTGGGCACAAGCGGTGGGCACGAGTCTTCGGCGCTGTACTTCGAGGTCCGTCGTAACGGCGACCCCATTGATCCCCAGGCCTGGATTGCCAGACGATGA
- a CDS encoding S41 family peptidase — MFLRSVGLLTASRRLMAALLLALPLAALPMTVKATAPADELPLEEIQTFAEVFERIKRAYVEEVDDRTLLRNAMRGMLSELDPHSAYLDRDEFQSLRETTEGQFGGIGIEVGLENGRLTIITPIDDTPASRAGLQARDTILNIDDTSTERLSLQEAVSLMRGAPGSEITVTILRSGEESAFDVTLTREIIRTESVRSELLETGYGYLRVSQFQNRTGEQVNSAIRRMERDGPLDGLILDLRNNPGGVLQAAVAVADVFLEGGLIVYTEGRLPDTEMSFSASRETAAPDVPLVVLINGGSASAAEIVAGALQDQRRGVIMGTDSFGKGSVQQIMPLGNGEGLKLTTALYYTPNGRSIQALGIEPDVEVVRGRVEVTETGRQLREADLEGHLRSRDDPRDRQAMTERLREDYQLGEALNLLKALNVLDRRDR; from the coding sequence ATGTTTTTACGTTCTGTCGGCTTACTGACCGCCTCCCGGCGCCTGATGGCGGCGCTGCTGCTGGCACTGCCGCTTGCCGCCCTACCGATGACCGTCAAGGCCACTGCACCGGCCGATGAGCTGCCGCTCGAGGAGATCCAGACCTTTGCCGAAGTCTTCGAGCGGATCAAGCGGGCCTATGTCGAAGAGGTCGATGATCGCACGCTGTTACGTAACGCCATGCGCGGCATGCTCAGTGAACTCGACCCCCACTCCGCCTACCTGGACCGTGATGAGTTCCAGAGCCTGCGGGAAACCACCGAAGGGCAGTTCGGCGGCATCGGCATCGAGGTGGGCCTGGAAAACGGCCGGCTGACGATCATCACCCCCATTGATGATACCCCCGCTTCCCGTGCCGGCCTGCAGGCCCGGGACACCATCCTGAACATCGACGACACCTCCACCGAACGCCTGTCGCTGCAGGAAGCCGTCTCGTTGATGCGCGGTGCGCCGGGCAGCGAGATCACCGTTACCATCCTGCGCAGCGGGGAAGAGAGCGCCTTCGATGTGACCCTGACCCGCGAGATCATTCGTACCGAAAGCGTGCGCAGCGAACTGCTGGAGACGGGCTACGGCTACCTGCGGGTCAGCCAGTTCCAGAACCGCACTGGCGAGCAGGTCAACAGCGCCATTCGCCGAATGGAGCGTGACGGCCCGCTGGACGGCCTGATACTCGACCTGCGCAACAATCCCGGGGGCGTTCTCCAGGCCGCCGTGGCCGTGGCCGATGTCTTCCTCGAAGGCGGCCTGATCGTCTACACAGAAGGGCGCCTGCCCGACACCGAGATGAGCTTCTCCGCCAGTCGCGAGACGGCAGCTCCCGACGTCCCTCTGGTAGTGCTGATCAACGGCGGCAGCGCCTCGGCGGCTGAGATCGTCGCCGGCGCTCTGCAGGATCAGCGTCGCGGTGTGATCATGGGCACCGATAGCTTCGGCAAGGGATCGGTGCAGCAGATCATGCCCCTGGGCAACGGTGAAGGCCTCAAGCTGACCACCGCGCTCTACTACACACCCAACGGACGCTCGATCCAGGCGCTCGGCATCGAGCCGGACGTGGAGGTGGTTCGCGGCCGGGTGGAAGTGACCGAAACGGGCCGCCAGCTGCGCGAAGCCGACCTCGAGGGCCATCTTCGCTCACGCGACGACCCCCGCGATCGCCAGGCAATGACGGAGCGACTGCGCGAGGACTACCAGCTGGGCGAGGCACTCAACCTGCTCAAGGCGCTGAACGTGCTCGACCGGCGCGACAGGTAG
- a CDS encoding UbiH/UbiF/VisC/COQ6 family ubiquinone biosynthesis hydroxylase: MTQADGEARTHFEVIIVGAGMVGATLAALLGQAGVSVALLDARAEPLAAEAVGRGRPAMRVSALTPVSQRLLQGLGVWTWMQTRRVTPYHHMQVWDSEGSGEVAFTAEQAGVPELGHIVENDVILASLEARLIELSTVAVRLGARVSGLETTSTGREVLLEDGQRLSAPLVVAADGAQSPLRTLAGIEVSAHDTGHMAVVTTVRTERAHGSVARQVFLPTGPLAFLPLTVDGDDRYCSIVWSTSPPEAARLVELTPDALGHALAAAFESRLGGVEVVDRALAVPLTQRHAKTYGQPGLVLVGDAAHSIHPLAGQGVNLGLMDVAVLAEEVLTARRRGMSIGHESVLARYTRRRRGDNATMLALMDGFRLLFGSRHPALTLARNLGLSGVDRLVPVKRLLMRQATGHRGRLPAACR, encoded by the coding sequence ATGACGCAAGCGGATGGAGAAGCGCGCACGCACTTCGAGGTCATCATCGTTGGCGCTGGCATGGTGGGCGCGACCCTGGCGGCCCTGCTGGGCCAGGCCGGGGTATCGGTGGCGCTGCTTGATGCCCGAGCCGAACCGCTGGCCGCCGAGGCGGTGGGGCGCGGCCGGCCGGCGATGCGGGTCAGCGCGCTGACGCCGGTGTCGCAGCGCCTGCTGCAGGGCCTGGGTGTCTGGACCTGGATGCAGACGCGGCGGGTGACCCCGTACCACCATATGCAGGTGTGGGACAGTGAAGGCAGCGGTGAAGTCGCCTTCACCGCCGAGCAGGCCGGCGTGCCGGAGCTGGGGCATATCGTCGAAAATGATGTGATCCTGGCGTCGCTGGAGGCCCGCCTGATCGAGCTGTCGACCGTAGCGGTTCGGTTAGGCGCCCGGGTCTCCGGGCTGGAAACGACATCGACGGGGCGTGAGGTGCTGCTGGAGGATGGCCAGCGCCTCTCGGCGCCGCTGGTGGTGGCCGCCGACGGGGCCCAGTCGCCATTGAGGACCCTGGCCGGGATCGAGGTCAGCGCCCATGACACCGGGCACATGGCCGTGGTGACCACCGTACGCACGGAGCGTGCCCATGGCAGTGTGGCACGGCAGGTCTTCCTGCCGACCGGCCCGCTCGCCTTCCTGCCCCTGACCGTCGATGGTGACGACCGCTACTGCTCCATCGTCTGGTCGACGTCGCCGCCGGAGGCCGCAAGGCTGGTCGAGCTGACGCCGGATGCGCTGGGCCATGCCCTGGCCGCGGCCTTCGAGTCGCGCCTGGGCGGGGTAGAGGTCGTGGATCGGGCTCTTGCCGTACCGCTGACCCAGCGCCATGCAAAGACCTATGGGCAGCCGGGTCTGGTGCTGGTGGGCGATGCCGCCCACAGCATCCATCCCCTGGCCGGCCAGGGGGTCAATCTGGGGCTGATGGACGTGGCGGTGCTGGCCGAAGAGGTGCTCACGGCGCGGCGACGTGGAATGTCGATCGGGCACGAGAGTGTGCTGGCCCGCTATACGCGGCGGCGGCGCGGCGACAATGCAACCATGCTGGCGCTGATGGATGGCTTTCGCCTGCTTTTCGGCAGCCGCCATCCGGCCCTGACCCTGGCACGCAACCTCGGCCTTTCGGGCGTCGATCGCCTGGTGCCGGTCAAGCGGCTGTTGATGCGCCAGGCGACTGGTCACCGCGGGCGCCTGCCCGCCGCCTGCCGTTAG